The region TACATATTCAGGAGTACGGAGACCCGAATGGGGATTATCTGGTGGTCTTCCTGCATGGCGGGGGCGTGAGCGGATGGATGTGGGAGAAGCAGATGGCGGCGTTCGCTGGTTATCATTGTCTGGTCCCGGATTTGCCGGGGCACGGGTTCAGCCGGGAGGATAAGGAGTTCACGATCCGCAGCAGTGCGGAGGAGCTTGTATCCATTATTGAGGAGCGGGCTCAGGGAAGAAAGATTGTTGTTACCGGATTATCTCTGGGCGCACAGGTGCTGGTTCAGATGCTGGCTATGAGGCCGGAGCTGATCGATTATGCTATCATCAACAGCGCGTTGGTGCGGCCGATTCCCTCCGCCAGCAGGCTGATCAGACCGGCGGTCAGACTGTCTTTTCCGCTGATTAAGTACAGATGGTTCGCGAAGCTGCAGGCTAAGACGCTCTATCTGGGCGGGGAGTACCTGGAACGGTATGTTGAAGAGAGCCGGCAGATGGAGCTAATGACGCTGATCCGGGTGCTGGAAGAGAATATGTCGTTCCGCATTCCAGCCGGGTTCAGCGAGGCCTCAGGCAAGATACTGGTTACTGTAGGTGAACGTGAGAAATCTGTCATGAAGCAATCCGCCCGGGATCTGGTGGCCGCCAACCCCCGCTCCATGGGCGTGGCGATTCCCCGGATGGGACACGGCCTCTCTCTGGCTAATCCTGAGCTGTTCAATAAGCTCGTCGAAGCCTGGATACAGGGCGGGGAGCTGCCCGGGGAATGCAGAAAAATTTGATCCGGGTGCCGCCGAGTGATGATTACTCCACTCCCTAGTTCAGATCCTCCCTGATTTTGTAGCGGACAGCAAAATAACTTAGGAATAGAATCGCCGCAATAGCCACTCCGAACGTATGAATCAGGTCAGCCGTGCTGCCTAAATCCTTCACCCTGATAATGGTGTTGATCAGCAGATATTTTGTCAAATGAATGTCCGTAAACAGATTTTCCAGCGCCTCCAGCACCATCCCGATCACATTCAGAGCCAGAACGATGCTGGCAGTTAAGCTAACTAACAGGTTCCGTGTAACCATCGCTATACAGAGAATCAACAGCGAGAACGCCCAGTGCAGAAGGAATTGGCCCGCCAGCAATGTAATGAACGCCCCCGGTTCCCCCAGATCTGTCTGGTCCCATAACAGCTTTCTCGCGATTCCGTCTGCAACCAGCAGGGTCAAGAACATCATGGCCACGAATAGCGAGAGAATCGCCATTTTGGAGAAGACGGAGTGGCTTCTGGCCTGCCGCATGGAGATATAGTTCTTGGAGAAGCCGGAGTTCCACTCGCTCATGTAGAAATAGATCGTGAACACTGCAATATAAATCAGCATCCAGGAAGGCGGCTGCGAGATGGTATACTGGATGAATTCGCTCTCGGTTAAGCTGCTGAGCATCGGACGGCCCTCCACCGGCTGCTCGTATTGCTTCATCATGAAGATGCCAAAGATCTGAAAGGCACAGAACAAAAGCAGCAGCAGGTACATAATCTTGTTCCGCGTGAAGCGGTACAGGTCCATTTTGAACAGGTTAATCATGGCGTTCACCTGCACTTTCCGTGCGCTCCAGGAAATATTGCTCCAGGCTCTGCTTATGCCTTGCGATGGAATCCACCATTACCCCATGCTGCGCCAGCACCTGAACGATCTGCCGGATGTGGATATGCCGGTCGTATACATAGACCGTGCGGCTATCCACCACCTTATATTGTGTAATCTTCAGCTCGCGCTCCAGCACCGGTAGAGCCTCCCGCGCTTCCTCCACGCTAATCTCGATCCGTTCCTCACAGCGCTGCTGCAATTGTTCCTTGGAGAGCACCTCGACGAATTCTCCCTGATGGATGATGGCATACTTGGTGGCGATCTTCGATAGCTCCTCCAGAATATGGCTGGAGATCAGAATGGTCAGGCCCGCTGCGTTCAGCTCCAGGATGAGCTCCCGGATCTCTACAATCCCCTGCGGATCAAGCCCGTTAATCGGCTCATCCAGAATCAGTACATCGGGGCTTCCGAGCAGAGCCACCGCGATTCCGAGCCGCTGCTTCATACCCATGGAATAGCTTTTGACTTTGGCGGTATTCTTAGGGTCCAGCCCAACAAGCTTCAGCAGCTTCCCGATCGTTAACTCCCTGTCACTTAGGCCATACGCGATGGCGAGCAGCTTCAGGTTCTCATAGGCTGAGACATTCGGGTATAATCCGGGCTGCTCAATCAGCACCCCCATCCGCTCAAAAAAAGACTGGTCCCCCGCCGCCGCACGGTTGAAGAAATGCAGCTCTCCCGAGGTCGGATACACCTGTCCGCTAATCATCTTAAGCAGTGTGGATTTGCCCGCACCGTTCTTCCCGATGATGCCGACAATCTCCCCTCTGTAGATTTTGAGATTGGCACTGCGCACCGCCGCTTTCGATTTGTACATCTTGGTCAGTCCGCTTAGTTCAATAATGCAATCTGTCATGTCTGCCACCTCCTTACCCTAAGTTAACAGGATGAAGACTAATAGTTCGCTAACAAAAGGTTAAGAAAGTTCAAAGTTCATCATGGACTCAGCCGGAAGCCGATGCCCCAGACCGTATCGATATAGGCTT is a window of Paenibacillus sp. FSL H3-0469 DNA encoding:
- a CDS encoding ABC transporter permease, which encodes MQVNAMINLFKMDLYRFTRNKIMYLLLLLFCAFQIFGIFMMKQYEQPVEGRPMLSSLTESEFIQYTISQPPSWMLIYIAVFTIYFYMSEWNSGFSKNYISMRQARSHSVFSKMAILSLFVAMMFLTLLVADGIARKLLWDQTDLGEPGAFITLLAGQFLLHWAFSLLILCIAMVTRNLLVSLTASIVLALNVIGMVLEALENLFTDIHLTKYLLINTIIRVKDLGSTADLIHTFGVAIAAILFLSYFAVRYKIREDLN
- a CDS encoding alpha/beta hydrolase, yielding MAIHIQEYGDPNGDYLVVFLHGGGVSGWMWEKQMAAFAGYHCLVPDLPGHGFSREDKEFTIRSSAEELVSIIEERAQGRKIVVTGLSLGAQVLVQMLAMRPELIDYAIINSALVRPIPSASRLIRPAVRLSFPLIKYRWFAKLQAKTLYLGGEYLERYVEESRQMELMTLIRVLEENMSFRIPAGFSEASGKILVTVGEREKSVMKQSARDLVAANPRSMGVAIPRMGHGLSLANPELFNKLVEAWIQGGELPGECRKI
- a CDS encoding ATP-binding cassette domain-containing protein, encoding MTDCIIELSGLTKMYKSKAAVRSANLKIYRGEIVGIIGKNGAGKSTLLKMISGQVYPTSGELHFFNRAAAGDQSFFERMGVLIEQPGLYPNVSAYENLKLLAIAYGLSDRELTIGKLLKLVGLDPKNTAKVKSYSMGMKQRLGIAVALLGSPDVLILDEPINGLDPQGIVEIRELILELNAAGLTILISSHILEELSKIATKYAIIHQGEFVEVLSKEQLQQRCEERIEISVEEAREALPVLERELKITQYKVVDSRTVYVYDRHIHIRQIVQVLAQHGVMVDSIARHKQSLEQYFLERTESAGERHD